The Verrucomicrobiota bacterium genome contains the following window.
GGAGAAGTCGAAGTTCGCCAGGTTGCGGCAGCCGGGATTGGCCACGAGGGACTTGGCGTCCTGGCCGGTGGCCTGCCATTCGGCGAAGGTCTTGGCGTTGAAGGTGGGCGCGCCGGAGCCGGCGATGGTGTGGTAGAGGTTGGCGTGGAGTTGCGGCGGCTTGGTGCCGGGTTGCCAGGCCTGGCCCACGGCGACGTTGTTGCTCGCGATGTAGATATTGCGCGTGACCTCGAAGTAGTTGGAGGGCCAGGTGGTGTCCAGGCTGCCCCGGCCAATGAAGCCGCTGCGGGCAAAGGCGCCGATGTTATTGCTGATGAGGTTATCCGTGCCCTTGTTCTGGAAATAGGCGTACCACTCGACGTTATAGACGAGATTGTTGTCCACGACGGCGCGGCGCGATTGTTCGTCGAGGTAAATGCCCGCGTAGCCGCAGATGTAGGGGTAGGCCACGGTGTCGTGGATGAGGTTGTGGTGGATGTGGGTGTCGAGCGGGCCGAATTGGTACACGCCGGCGGCATCGGTGTGGTAGCGCAGGCCGAGGTGGTGCAGGTGATTGTACGCCACTTCGTTGCCATGGGAGTATTTCTCGCCCTTCCAGGTCCAGCGGGCGTCCAGGCCAATGGCGTCCCAGTGGGTGTCGAAGATTTCGTTGTGCGTGATCTTTGAGCGCGAGGCGAACCGGTTGACGATGCCGTAGCTGCCGTGCCAGATCGTGCCGAGGCGGTGGAGGCAGTTGTTGTCAATGACCAGGTCGCGGACTTCGCGGGCCGGGACGACTTCCGCGCCCGGGCGGCTGCCGGGGGTGGCGGGCGTCTTCAGGGTGTTGAGGTCGGTGACGCCGAGTTGCAGCGCGCCCGCGCCGAGGTCGTAAAAGTGGCATTGCCGGATGGTGACGCTGCGGCAGCCGTCGGCGAGTTCCATGGCGTACTCGCCTAACTGCGCAAATTCGCAGCGCTCGAAGGAGGCGTTGCGGAGCCCGCGCGCGGTGATGGCGTTGTCGAGGTACATGTGCCCCTGGCGGTACATGCCGTTGTAGCGGTCCATGTCGCCATCCAGATGGCGGAAGCGCACGTCGCGGAAATGCACGTGCTCGACGGGCTGGTCGGCCACCAGGTCGCCCGCGAACTCCAGCATGCGCGACTTCATGATCGGCGCGATGATCTCAACCTTGGCCAGGTCTTCGCCGGGCATGGGGTAGTAATAGAGCGTGCCGGTGTGGCGGTTCAGGTACCATTCGCCCGGTTCATCGAGCGCCTCATAGACGTTGGAGAGGTAGTAGCGGAAGTTGCGCTCCCAGAAATCCACGGTGCGCACATGCCCGCTGAAGAACCGGATGGCGCGGTGTTCCGGGACGATCTCCTTGACGCGATGGATCGTCGGCGTCCAGGAACAGAGCAGGACGACGTCAATATCCGTGGGGTTGGACCAGGCGGGGTTCACGTCCCCGGCGAAGTATTGCAACGCCTGGCGCGGATCGCCGCCCGGCTCGCGGCCTTCGGCGCGCAACTCCTTCTCGCCGTAATTGGGATAACGGGCGCGGGTGCGCGATTCGCCGTTGACGTAGAGGGAATAGAAGACCCATTTGCCGTCGCGGGCCGGCGGCAGGTCGAGCTGCCAGAACGGCTTGCCCGGCGTGCGGGTCCAATTGCCGGTGAGCCGCGTGCCGCCGCTGAGCACTGCGGATTCGCCGGGCGTCGCGGCGTAGGTGACCGGGGCGCGGGCGGTGCCCGAATCCGCCGGGGTGAAGACGAGCGGCTTGGTCATCGGGTAAACGCCGCCGCGCAGCCAGACGTTGACGGGTTCCTTGAGCGGCCCGGATTTCTTTAAATCGCGCACGGCGTCGCGCGCGCGTTCGAGGGTGGCGAACGGCTTGGCCTGCGTGCCGGGATTGGCGTCGTTGCCGCCGGGGGCGAGGTAATAATCAGCGGCAGTGACAGCGGTGGCGATGAGCGCCAGCGCGCCCACGATGATTCGGGTGACGTTAATACT
Protein-coding sequences here:
- a CDS encoding right-handed parallel beta-helix repeat-containing protein — protein: MSINVTRIIVGALALIATAVTAADYYLAPGGNDANPGTQAKPFATLERARDAVRDLKKSGPLKEPVNVWLRGGVYPMTKPLVFTPADSGTARAPVTYAATPGESAVLSGGTRLTGNWTRTPGKPFWQLDLPPARDGKWVFYSLYVNGESRTRARYPNYGEKELRAEGREPGGDPRQALQYFAGDVNPAWSNPTDIDVVLLCSWTPTIHRVKEIVPEHRAIRFFSGHVRTVDFWERNFRYYLSNVYEALDEPGEWYLNRHTGTLYYYPMPGEDLAKVEIIAPIMKSRMLEFAGDLVADQPVEHVHFRDVRFRHLDGDMDRYNGMYRQGHMYLDNAITARGLRNASFERCEFAQLGEYAMELADGCRSVTIRQCHFYDLGAGALQLGVTDLNTLKTPATPGSRPGAEVVPAREVRDLVIDNNCLHRLGTIWHGSYGIVNRFASRSKITHNEIFDTHWDAIGLDARWTWKGEKYSHGNEVAYNHLHHLGLRYHTDAAGVYQFGPLDTHIHHNLIHDTVAYPYICGYAGIYLDEQSRRAVVDNNLVYNVEWYAYFQNKGTDNLISNNIGAFARSGFIGRGSLDTTWPSNYFEVTRNIYIASNNVAVGQAWQPGTKPPQLHANLYHTIAGSGAPTFNAKTFAEWQATGQDAKSLVANPGCRNLANFDFSLAPDAPAVKAIGFTPFDAEIRQAGLYGDPAWRELAKTFTSRKPSAVWAEADFIPLNAFALDFNLMKNGDEPGVFRVSEQKGAGFAVTSEVPGTHGPRCLKVTDKKGLAKNFYPYLQFMPKGLKQGDITFTFAVRQPAQSPARLGIDLRTGGPTPVNGPSIAISRDGTIKAGNLDLGKLTPGAWTHFELRFTLGGKNSGQYTLLTRSPAGQTTRTLPFSNPAFNDIGWIGITTPDDADGVAYLDDLKLQIGK